One segment of Comamonas thiooxydans DNA contains the following:
- a CDS encoding DUF1064 domain-containing protein, with protein sequence MFAKRSGHKYGNRKVVTGDGTKFDSLAELNRWGHLKMLQRGGHISDLRRQVVFEMVPSVKFAGAARARPAIRYIADFVYMEKGIEVIEDVKGVETSEFKLKRHLMKALLGLEVKVVKK encoded by the coding sequence ATGTTCGCAAAGCGTTCTGGCCACAAGTACGGCAATAGGAAGGTTGTCACTGGAGACGGCACCAAGTTCGACAGCTTGGCTGAGTTGAACCGCTGGGGTCACTTGAAAATGCTGCAGCGTGGCGGCCATATCAGCGATCTGCGCCGGCAGGTGGTGTTCGAGATGGTCCCATCGGTGAAGTTTGCTGGCGCTGCGCGCGCCCGGCCCGCCATTCGCTACATCGCTGACTTCGTGTACATGGAAAAGGGCATCGAGGTGATTGAGGATGTGAAGGGCGTGGAGACCTCTGAATTCAAGCTCAAGCGGCACCTGATGAAGGCGCTGCTGGGCCTGGAAGTGAAGGTGGTCAAAAAATGA
- a CDS encoding DUF3310 domain-containing protein, with the protein MVVKSALDTQAGGSHYKDCKIQPIEFIDANGLDFFQGNIVKYATRHKAKNGAEDLRKVIHYAQLALELQYGEKPEEGSTC; encoded by the coding sequence ATGGTGGTGAAAAGCGCTCTGGACACTCAGGCGGGAGGGAGCCATTACAAGGACTGCAAGATCCAGCCGATTGAGTTCATCGATGCCAATGGTCTGGACTTCTTTCAGGGAAACATCGTCAAGTACGCAACCCGGCACAAGGCCAAGAACGGTGCCGAGGATTTGCGCAAGGTGATCCATTACGCACAGCTGGCGCTGGAACTCCAGTACGGCGAGAAGCCGGAAGAAGGATCCACATGCTGA
- a CDS encoding four-helix bundle copper-binding protein: MNSTYQYLGCIDACNACITACNACIAECLKEQDVSPMAGCIAMNMDCAAVCALASGAMARNSEMAKHFCKLCGEICLACANECEQHLREHTRRCAIDCHACAKECHALIN, encoded by the coding sequence ATGAACTCAACCTATCAATACTTAGGGTGCATCGATGCTTGTAACGCCTGCATCACTGCATGTAATGCTTGTATTGCCGAGTGCCTTAAAGAGCAGGACGTGAGTCCCATGGCTGGTTGCATTGCAATGAACATGGATTGCGCGGCCGTATGCGCACTGGCTTCAGGCGCTATGGCTCGCAACAGTGAGATGGCCAAGCACTTTTGCAAGCTGTGCGGCGAGATCTGCCTAGCATGTGCCAACGAATGTGAGCAGCACCTTCGCGAACATACCAGGAGGTGCGCAATTGATTGCCACGCTTGTGCCAAGGAATGTCATGCGCTGATCAATTGA